A stretch of the Acyrthosiphon pisum isolate AL4f chromosome A2, pea_aphid_22Mar2018_4r6ur, whole genome shotgun sequence genome encodes the following:
- the LOC100570391 gene encoding fatty acyl-CoA reductase wat, with amino-acid sequence MNGPTGVLTGVMVGFLRTINLAIDKVTDIIPADYTANALISVMWDTVIRHQDCDYTKYEQPKIFNYVSSADSPITSKEYIEGTSEHYYESPPLQSMWYGFFIVYTNLWIGMVLKFFLHRIPAALVDFLLIISGKSPKMLKMYAKAENMMGLVRVFSTNQWKFDNSNTVKLLSSLSIEDRDRFEFGMVNFDWKSYIKTSYYGIRKHILKEEISNLDKARSKNRKLFWLHKFCIVLFFYFILQLCWMCIRYICTF; translated from the exons ATGAACGGACCCACAGGAGTATTAACAGGTGTCATGGTCGGATTCTTGAGAACGATCAACCTCGCCATAGACAAAGTAACCGATATAATCCCAGCGGATTATACTGCCAACGCACTGATCAGTGTTATGTGGGATACCGTAATAAG ACATCAAGACTGCGATTACACAAAATATGAACAACCAAAAATCTTCAATTACGTTTCAAGCGCTGATAGCCCGATAACATCGAAGGAATATATTGAAGGAACGTCTGAACATTACTACGAGTCACCACCTTTGCAGTCAATGTGGTACGGGTTTTTCATTGTGTACACCAACTTGTGGATCGGCatggttttgaaatttttcctGCACCGGATACCGGCAGCATTGGTCGACTTTTTGTTAATCATAAGCGGAAAAAGTCCCAA AATGTTGAAAATGTATGCGAAAGCAGAAAATATGATGGGTTTAGTTCGCGTGTTTAGTACGAACCAATGGAAATTTGACAACAGCAATACCGTCAAACTGTTATCGTCACTAAGCATAGAAGACCGCGACCGATTTGAGTTCGGCATGGTCAATTTCGACTGGAAATCATATATAAAAACCTCTTACTACGGGATTAGAAAACACATACTAAAAGAAGAAATTAGTAATCTGGACAAAGCGAGATCTAAAAACCGGAA gttGTTCTGGTTGCATAAATTTTGCATCGttctatttttctatttcataTTACAATTGTGTTGGATGTGTATAagatatatatgtacattttaa
- the LOC107882839 gene encoding uncharacterized protein LOC107882839: MIYKALIRSKTDYGSILLKNAKTNHLNMIQTKLNTAIKLSIGGFKSSPIESIRNIANEIPPNLRREKLLLLYCARTKRNINNPAIKVINAYIQEAVKENIKINNILERKPYNFPPWNTTFNVNLFLTKFKKENTMPSIYKKMLNNKLQEYPNSVHTDASKTNDGVGLAMIINNLSIAYKLPPQASIFTAEAMAIYKAVKYLHTEYANHQTKCIILSDSLSNLIAITNTRNQTDITKLIQEETFIAENKNIHIHFVWIPGHIGIPGNEMADQEAHNAITSSLTATINSITFADAKNEIKLHSNNKWHSHWRKLSTKLNIIKNNINPWKNPELSRKEETIINRLRIGHTHLTHSYLMSKDDPPLCDSCNVLLTVNHIITECQKYSQYRNQYHISEQICQALGPNPQDVKNLILFLKKTELFSYSKDLMFGANKVLYKEKKRSTSDEIIGANLK; the protein is encoded by the exons ATGATCTATAAAGCTTTAATTCGATCTAAAACAGACTATGGATCTATACTGTTAAAAAATGCCAAAACCAACCACTTAAACATGATTCAAACTAAACTAAATACTGCTATAAAACTCTCAATAGGGGGATTCAAATCCAGCCCAATTGAGAGCATTAGAAACATTGCTAATGAAATTCCACCTAACCTTAGAAGAGAAAaactacttttattatattgtgccaGAACCAAAAGAAACATCAATAACCCAGCCATCAAAGTAATAAACGCATACATACAGGAAGccgtaaaagaaaatataaaaataaacaatattttagaaaGAAAACCATATAATTTTCCCCCGTGGAACACAACATTCAATGTTAAcctttttttaactaaattcaaaaaagaaaacacAATGCCctccatttataaaaaaatgctcAATAACAAATTGCAAGAGTATCCAAACAGCGTACACACTGATGCATCCAAAACTAATGACGGAGTCGGTCTCGCAATGATAATAAACAATCTATCGATAGCATACAAACTTCCACCTCAAGCATCAATATTTACAGCAGAAGCGATGGCAATATACAAAGCTGTAAAATATCTCCACACAGAATATGCAAACCACCAAACCAAATGTATAATACTCAGCGACTCACTCAGTAATTTAATTGCCATCACAAATACTCGAAACCAAACAGACATCACAAAGCTCATACAAGAAGAAACCTTTATTgcagaaaacaaaaatatacacatcCATTTCGTATGGATTCCGGGCCACATAGGCATTCCAGGAAATGAAATGGCTGACCAAGAAGCCCACAATGCAATTACCTCCTCATTAACTGCAACCATTAATTCCATCACATTCGCAGATGCCAAGAACGAAATTAAACTACACTCAAACAACAAATGGCACTCTCACTGGCGAAAACTCAGCACCaaactcaatataataaaaaacaatataaacccATGGAAAAATCCTGAACTCAGCAGAAAAGAAGAAACCATAATAAACCGCCTCCGAATCGGACACACACACCTAACACATAGCTACTTGATGAGCAAAGACGACCCTCCACTATGCGACTCATGTAATGTACTTTTAACGGTCAATCACATCATTACAGAATGTCAAAAATATAGCCAGTATCGAAATCAATACCACATTTCAGAACAAATCTGCCAAGCACTAGGACCAAACCCACAAGacgttaaaaacttaattttattcttaaaaaaaacagaatt ATTTTCATACTCGAAAGACCTCATGTTTGGTGCCAACAAAgttttatataaagaaaagaAGCGTTCTACGTCTGACGAAATTATTGGGGCAAACTTGAAATAG